From Geotalea uraniireducens Rf4:
TCTCCCCCAGGCTTCCCACCGTTTGGGCCGATTCCCTCACCCGTTCGGCAATCCGGCCCATGACGTCAACGGTCGTTTCGACCACTGCCGCCCCGGTCATGGCCGAGCCATTTGCCTGCTTTGCCCCTTCGGCGGCATAGGTGCAGTTCTGGGCAATCTCGGTTGATGTTGCCGCCATCTCCTCGCTCGCAGTAGCCACGGTACCGCTCTGGGCCGCCACTTCTTCCGCGCCGGTCGCCATCTGCACAGATGAGGAATAGAGCTGGCTGGCGGCGGCTGCGACCTGGACGGTGCTTTGCGCCACCTGCGAAATGATGCCGTGCAGTTTTTCGATGAAGGTATTGAACGCCCCCCCCATCTGCCCCAGCTCGTCCGTTGATGAAACATCCAGGCGTTTCGTCAGGTCCCCTTCACCGCTCGCAATGTCGTCGAGCATGGTATTCATCGTGCGGATAGGTGTAACGATGCTCCGCCTGATCAGGAAGGTGACAAGTATTGCAAACACAATAGCGGCAAACGTCAATGTGAGAAGGGCCCTTCCCATCCGCTGATTTATAAGCGTGATTTCTTTTTCCTTCACGCGCATCTTTTCGAACGATGCCTTGCTGGCATCGGAAGTCAGGCTTTCCATGCTGCGGGCGGCATCCTTGTAAGGTCCTATGGCCTGGTTGGCCTCCTGGGTCGTCTTGATCTTCCCCTCCCGGATCATGGCCGTCACACCCTTGAATCCATTCACGTACTTTCCCATCTCGGCGCGGATGTTCCTGACCGTTTCCTTGTCTTTTTCCGGCAACTTCATTTTTTCCAGTTCGGAAAACCACATTTCCAGGCGTTCCCGTTTCTCATCCCATTTCTTTTCGTAATCCGCCTGTTTTTCCGCATCCCCCATGTTGATGAAGACATCCTTCTCAAAGGTGCGCAGGAACAGTACGTTTGCCCTGGCCCGGGCGAAATATTCGCCGGCCTTCGACTCCGTCTCGATCATCGACAAGGTTGTTCCGGCAATCTTTCCCGTCCCCCAGTAACCGACGGCGCCGGTCATGATCAAGAGCAGCAGCACCAGACCGAATCCCAGGCTAAGCCGCGTACCGATTTTCAGACTCTTCAACCCCATAACAAAGCCTCCTCTTTTCCATGTCTCGATGCGTGATTATGCCAGGCATCGCGACAAGCGGTTAACGTTTTCAATACAATAAAAATATCGACCATGACAAAAAATACTTGAGCACTACTTTCGTTAACCGCGTTGCCGAAGGCTTAACGTGCGAAAAAATTTTCCGCCGGTCAAGGGGAACAAACTCAGGGGATGAGGACGATCTTGCCGCAGCTGCTCGTTTCCAGCACCGCATGATGGGCGGCCGGCGCTTCGGCCAGCGTCAGCTCCCTGCTCACCACCGGCCGCAGAGTGCCGTTTGCCAGCCCTGCGCCCAAGGCTGCATGGATGCTCGCCATTTCCCGTTTCGACGCGTTGAAGAGGGACATCCCGAGAATGGAAGCGTCGCGCCCCATCGCATCGCGGGGATCGATCTCCACCGTACCCCTGCTGCCGATGACCACCACCCGCCCGCCGTTGGCCAGTACCCGCAGATCCTTCCCCAGATTCACATTGGCAAGCATCTCCAGGAGCACATCCACGCCGTGGCCGTCGGTCAGCGCCAAGGCCTGATCCAGGTATCCGAGCGCATGGTGATCGAGGACATAATGCGCCCCCTGCTCCAGCACCAGCAGCTTGCCCCGCTCCGTCCCCGCGGTGGCGATGACCGTCATGCCGGCGGCCCGTGCGAGCTGCACAGAGGCAATGCCGACGCCGCCGCTTGCGCCATGGACCAGCACGACCTCGCCCGCCTTTGCCCCGGCACGATGGTAAAGCGCCCGGTAGGCGGCCGCGTAGGGGACGTTCACCCCCGCCCCCTGGGAAAAAGAGACCTGCTCCGGCAGCATGTGCACTTGCGACTCCTCGCACAACGCCTTTTCAGCGTAAGCGCCGCTTACGGTCCCGGCAGTGTAGACCCTGTCCCCGACCTTGCAACGGCTTACCCCGCTGCCGATGGATTCCACGACGCCGGCGGCATCCAGCCCCGGCGTATAGGGCATGGTGAGTTTTACCGGATAGAGACCGGCACGGATGTAAGTATCGACCGGGTTGACGCCGACCGCATGCACCTTCACCACGACCTGTCCGGGGCCGGGCTGCGGATCGGGAACCTCTTCCAGCCGCATCGCCTCGGGTGGACCAAACTCATGAACTTTAATCGCTTTCATGTTCGCTCCTTTCGTTCGTAAATTTCCTGCAGAGAAGCTAGACGTATGCCTTGACCCCGAGGAGATGCTCTCCGATGATCAGCTTCTGGATCTGGGACGTCCCCTCGTAGATGGTCGCAACCTTGGCGTCACGCAGATAGCGCTCCACCGGATGAGCATTGGAATAGCCGTAGGCGCCATGCACCTGGATGGCGTCTGTGGCCGCCCGCACCGCCGCCTCGCTGGCAAAATACTTGGCCATGGAAGTTTCCAGGCTATTGGCCGCTCCCCTGTTCTTCAGCTCGCCGGCGCGAAAGACGAGGAGCCGTGCCGCAGCCAGATCAACCGCCATCCGGGCGATCATGTCCTGAACCAGCTGGAAAGAGGCAATGGAACGGCCGAACTGCTGCCTCCTCCGGGCATAGGCCACGCAGGCATCGACACAACCTTGGATGATGCCGACACAGCCGGCTGCCACGCCGTACCTGCCGTTATCCAGGGCCGACAGGGCTATCTTCAGACCGGCGCCCGTCTCCCCCAAAAGCGCATCGCCTGGGAGGAAACAGTCCCTGAAAGTGAGCGCAGCCGTGCTTGATGCCCTCAGTCCCAGCTTTCCCCTGATCTCCAGGGAGCTGAAGCCGGGCGATTTCGTATCAACGATAAAGGCGGATATCCCCTTGTTGCCTGCCGCCGGACCGGTGCGGGCGAAGACGATGGCAATGTCCGCCACTCCGCCATTGGTTATCCAGTTCTTTGTCCCGTTCAGGAGCCAGCCGTCCCCATGGGGCGTTGCCGTGGCGCCGATCCCCGCGGCGTCGCTACCAACCCCCGGTTCCGTCAGGGCAAAACAGCCGAGGATCTCACCGCGGCAAAGCCCGGGCAGATAGGACCTGCGCTGCGCCTCGCTCCCCCAGTTGAAAATCACCTGCTCTACGAGGGAAACCTGCACGGAAACGGTGGTCCTGACCGACGAGCACCCCCGGCCGATCTCTTCGAAGATCAGCCCGTCGCTGATCCAGTCCAATTCCGCCCCGCCGTATGCCCCTGGAATAGTCCCCCCCAGCAGTCCACGCGCCCCCAGCTTCCTGACGATTTCCAGGGGAAATCGTTCGTTGGCGTCGTTCTCCCTGGCAAAGGGGATGATCTCCTCCTCGGTAAAGCTGCACGCATTTTCCCGCGCCTTTTTCTGGGCAGCAGACAGTTCGAATTCCATGGTTCCTCCCGCCTGAATCGTTATTCAGCCTAGTCTTATTCTTTCGCAGCTAACCCCTCCTGTCCTCCCCTTAATTAAGGGGAGGGACGTGCTAAGTGAGCTGGCTGGTTTGCTCCCCCGCTTAAGATAAGAGGGGGTTGGGGGGGTCCCGGTTTGCAGAATAATAAGTATAACCGCGCACGAAACATTGGCAATGCCTCACAAAACTATTAACACCTCTTCACCCATTGCATTGTCATGGCGCTCTGGTACGTTTATGGTAAAGAGAACGGCTGTGAAGGGAGACCGGTATGGCGAGGAAAATCGACAATTTCATCGGTGGCGCATGGATTCCCCCGGCAGGAGGGAAGCGGTTCGCAAGCGTCAACCCGGCCGACAACCGCGAGACCATTGCCGAGGTCTCGCTTTCGGAACGCGGCGACGTGGACCGGGCAGTGGCTGCCGCCCGGGAGGCCTTCCGCACCTGGCGCCTCATGCCGCCCCCCCGCCGGGGAGAGATTCTCTTCCGCGCCGCAGAGCTCCTTGCCGGGCGCAAGGCGGAACTGGGCGAACTGGTGACCCGCGAGATGGGGAAGGTCCTCGCAGAAGGGCTCGGCGACGTGCAGGAAGCCATCGACATGGCCTATTACATGGCCGGAGAAGGTAGACGCTGGCAGGGGGAAACCGTTCC
This genomic window contains:
- a CDS encoding acyl-CoA dehydrogenase family protein, yielding MEFELSAAQKKARENACSFTEEEIIPFARENDANERFPLEIVRKLGARGLLGGTIPGAYGGAELDWISDGLIFEEIGRGCSSVRTTVSVQVSLVEQVIFNWGSEAQRRSYLPGLCRGEILGCFALTEPGVGSDAAGIGATATPHGDGWLLNGTKNWITNGGVADIAIVFARTGPAAGNKGISAFIVDTKSPGFSSLEIRGKLGLRASSTAALTFRDCFLPGDALLGETGAGLKIALSALDNGRYGVAAGCVGIIQGCVDACVAYARRRQQFGRSIASFQLVQDMIARMAVDLAAARLLVFRAGELKNRGAANSLETSMAKYFASEAAVRAATDAIQVHGAYGYSNAHPVERYLRDAKVATIYEGTSQIQKLIIGEHLLGVKAYV
- a CDS encoding methyl-accepting chemotaxis protein, which gives rise to MGLKSLKIGTRLSLGFGLVLLLLIMTGAVGYWGTGKIAGTTLSMIETESKAGEYFARARANVLFLRTFEKDVFINMGDAEKQADYEKKWDEKRERLEMWFSELEKMKLPEKDKETVRNIRAEMGKYVNGFKGVTAMIREGKIKTTQEANQAIGPYKDAARSMESLTSDASKASFEKMRVKEKEITLINQRMGRALLTLTFAAIVFAILVTFLIRRSIVTPIRTMNTMLDDIASGEGDLTKRLDVSSTDELGQMGGAFNTFIEKLHGIISQVAQSTVQVAAAASQLYSSSVQMATGAEEVAAQSGTVATASEEMAATSTEIAQNCTYAAEGAKQANGSAMTGAAVVETTVDVMGRIAERVRESAQTVGSLGERSDQIGAIIGTIEDIADQTNLLALNAAIEAARAGEQGRGFAVVADEVRALAERTTKATREIGTMIKAIQGETKGAVTAMEDGVREVEKGTAEAARSGDAIQDILNQINAVSMQVNQIATAAEEQTATTCEINNNMQQITEVVYETAKGAQESATAASQLASLAEGLHRLVGQFKLA
- a CDS encoding NADPH:quinone reductase; translated protein: MKAIKVHEFGPPEAMRLEEVPDPQPGPGQVVVKVHAVGVNPVDTYIRAGLYPVKLTMPYTPGLDAAGVVESIGSGVSRCKVGDRVYTAGTVSGAYAEKALCEESQVHMLPEQVSFSQGAGVNVPYAAAYRALYHRAGAKAGEVVLVHGASGGVGIASVQLARAAGMTVIATAGTERGKLLVLEQGAHYVLDHHALGYLDQALALTDGHGVDVLLEMLANVNLGKDLRVLANGGRVVVIGSRGTVEIDPRDAMGRDASILGMSLFNASKREMASIHAALGAGLANGTLRPVVSRELTLAEAPAAHHAVLETSSCGKIVLIP